A single region of the Ramlibacter henchirensis genome encodes:
- a CDS encoding MATE family efflux transporter: MSELRVIARHAGTVLVGQLATMAFGVADTAIAGRYAPQALATLSVGSAVFITIFVGLQAMVQAQLPVWAELRGGGRGPEVGRSVRQAAYLCAASMVLGMAALFYPDPLLRWTDVPPALQLQVKEYLAVLSLALPPALLFRAWSTLNQALGKPSLVTWLQIASLVLKVPLSIWLTFGGAGVPPMGLAGCAWATVIVYWLLVVLSAWALRTQPLYAPYAIWRRIEPPHWPTLRAFARLGVPTALAVMVEVTSFTLMALFIARMGTAPAASHQIASNLTAVLYMMPLSLGLATSARVSGWLGAGDERSARLALRTGLKLAFLMASGSALLIAVAHQGIARLYAGDNPQVVALAGSLLQWVALYHLADSTQGVCVFLLRSYGVAARPLLVYCVLLWGVGLGGGYLLAYQGPGDWPALQTPAAFWGAGALALALTAAVFTALLWRVVRERRPAVV; this comes from the coding sequence ATGTCGGAGCTGCGCGTCATCGCCCGCCATGCGGGCACGGTGCTCGTGGGCCAGCTGGCCACCATGGCCTTCGGCGTCGCAGACACGGCCATCGCGGGCCGCTACGCGCCGCAGGCGCTGGCCACGCTGTCGGTGGGCTCCGCGGTGTTCATCACCATCTTCGTCGGCCTGCAGGCCATGGTGCAGGCGCAGCTTCCCGTGTGGGCCGAGCTGCGCGGCGGCGGCCGCGGCCCGGAGGTCGGGCGGTCGGTGCGGCAGGCCGCGTACCTGTGCGCCGCGAGCATGGTGCTCGGCATGGCCGCCCTCTTCTACCCCGACCCGCTGCTGCGCTGGACCGATGTACCGCCGGCCCTGCAGCTGCAGGTCAAGGAGTACCTGGCCGTGCTGTCGCTGGCGCTGCCGCCGGCGCTGCTCTTTCGCGCCTGGTCCACGCTGAACCAGGCGCTGGGCAAGCCTTCGCTGGTCACCTGGCTGCAGATCGCATCGCTGGTGCTGAAGGTGCCGCTGTCGATCTGGCTCACGTTCGGCGGCGCCGGCGTGCCGCCCATGGGGCTCGCCGGCTGCGCCTGGGCCACCGTGATCGTCTACTGGCTGCTGGTCGTGCTCTCGGCCTGGGCGCTGCGCACGCAGCCGCTCTATGCGCCGTATGCGATCTGGCGGCGCATCGAGCCGCCGCACTGGCCCACGCTGCGGGCCTTCGCGCGGCTCGGCGTCCCGACCGCGCTGGCCGTCATGGTGGAAGTCACTTCGTTCACGCTGATGGCGCTGTTCATCGCGCGCATGGGCACGGCCCCGGCGGCCAGCCACCAGATCGCGAGCAACCTCACGGCCGTGCTCTACATGATGCCGCTCTCGCTGGGGCTCGCGACCAGCGCGCGGGTGAGCGGTTGGCTCGGCGCGGGCGACGAGCGCAGTGCGCGCCTGGCCCTGCGCACCGGCCTCAAGCTGGCCTTCCTGATGGCCTCGGGCAGCGCGCTGCTGATCGCGGTCGCGCACCAGGGGATCGCGCGCCTGTACGCCGGCGACAACCCGCAGGTCGTCGCGCTCGCGGGTTCCTTGCTGCAGTGGGTGGCCCTGTACCACCTGGCGGACTCGACGCAGGGCGTGTGCGTGTTCCTGCTGCGCAGCTACGGCGTGGCCGCGCGGCCGCTGCTGGTCTATTGCGTGCTGCTGTGGGGCGTCGGCCTGGGCGGGGGCTACCTGCTCGCGTACCAGGGCCCGGGCGATTGGCCGGCGCTGCAGACGCCCGCGGCGTTCTGGGGCGCGGGAGCGCTGGCCCTCGCGCTCACCGCGGCCGTCTTCACGGCGCTGCTGTGGCGTGTCGTGCGGGAGCGCCGCCCGGCGGTCGTGTGA
- the phoR gene encoding phosphate regulon sensor histidine kinase PhoR — protein MLWRICSFLLCQVAGGLAGWFLARERGAALGLVAGGLLWIVIDLLRGERFMGWLRQGAESDPPLGSGLWGEAADRVRRALRARERTAQEASERLQEFLAAIQASPNGVMLLDAQGRIEWCNQTAAQHLGIDPQRDLMQAIANLLRDPAFSAYNAQGDYSHDVVIPGRDSSPGRPLRLSVRLHPYGQGRKLLLSRDVTSVEQAENMRRDFVANVSHEIRTPLTVLAGFIETLQNLPLDEADRTRYLGLMSQQADRMQTLVNDLLTLSRLEGSPLPGAGDWTPVEALLTQCEQETRALSAVLGKASHEFSFEAPADLEIAGAANELLSAMSNLASNAVRYTPVGGRIQVQWRALADGRAEFAVRDTGPGIAREHLPRLTERFYRVDRSRSRETGGTGLGLAIVKHVVQRHGGELRIDSAPGAGSTFSLLFPASRVRTVTRPPGGAPARHATAAP, from the coding sequence ATGCTCTGGCGGATCTGCAGCTTTCTCCTTTGCCAGGTGGCGGGCGGGCTGGCCGGCTGGTTCCTGGCGCGCGAGCGCGGGGCCGCGCTCGGCCTGGTGGCAGGGGGCCTGCTCTGGATCGTCATCGACCTGCTGCGCGGCGAGCGCTTCATGGGATGGCTGCGGCAGGGCGCGGAAAGCGATCCGCCGTTGGGCTCCGGCCTGTGGGGCGAAGCCGCCGATCGCGTGCGACGCGCCTTGCGTGCACGCGAGCGCACGGCGCAGGAAGCATCCGAGCGCCTGCAGGAGTTCCTGGCCGCGATCCAGGCTTCGCCCAACGGCGTGATGCTGCTCGATGCGCAGGGCCGCATCGAGTGGTGCAACCAGACCGCGGCCCAGCACCTGGGCATCGATCCGCAGCGTGACCTGATGCAGGCGATCGCCAACCTGCTGCGCGATCCGGCCTTCAGTGCCTACAACGCGCAGGGCGACTACTCCCACGACGTCGTGATTCCCGGCCGCGACAGCTCGCCGGGCCGGCCGCTGCGCCTGTCGGTGCGGCTGCATCCGTACGGGCAGGGGCGCAAGCTGCTGCTCTCGCGCGATGTCACCTCCGTGGAGCAGGCCGAGAACATGCGGCGCGATTTCGTGGCCAACGTGTCGCACGAGATCCGCACGCCGCTCACGGTGCTGGCCGGCTTCATCGAGACGCTGCAGAACCTGCCGCTGGACGAGGCGGACCGCACGCGCTATCTCGGCCTGATGTCGCAGCAGGCCGATCGCATGCAGACGCTGGTGAACGACCTGCTCACGCTGTCGCGCCTGGAAGGCAGTCCCCTGCCGGGCGCGGGGGACTGGACGCCCGTCGAGGCGCTGCTGACGCAATGCGAGCAGGAGACGCGCGCGCTCTCGGCGGTGCTGGGGAAGGCTTCGCACGAGTTCTCCTTCGAGGCGCCGGCGGACCTGGAAATCGCCGGGGCTGCGAACGAGCTGCTCAGCGCCATGTCCAACCTCGCTAGCAACGCGGTGCGCTACACGCCGGTGGGCGGCCGCATCCAGGTGCAATGGCGCGCGCTGGCCGACGGGCGCGCCGAGTTCGCGGTGCGCGACACGGGTCCGGGCATCGCGCGGGAGCACCTGCCGCGGTTGACCGAGCGCTTCTATCGCGTGGACCGCAGCCGCTCGCGCGAGACCGGCGGCACCGGGTTGGGCCTGGCCATCGTCAAGCACGTGGTGCAGCGGCACGGCGGCGAACTGCGGATCGACAGCGCGCCGGGTGCCGGTTCGACGTTCTCGCTGTTGTTCCCGGCCAGCCGGGTGCGCACGGTCACACGACCGCCGGGCGGCGCTCCCGCACGACACGCCACAGCAGCGCCGTGA
- the phoB gene encoding phosphate regulon transcriptional regulator PhoB has translation MKNTPRVLLVEDEPSIAELVAVNLRHNGFQPIWAEDGDAAQRELDSVLPDVILLDWMLPGQSGLALARKWRASGRTKGIPILMLTARGDEPDKVAGLDAGADDYITKPFSTQELLARIRAVLRRRAPEQATETVAIGELSLDAATHRVSWRGQPLKVGPTEFKLLNYLMKHPERVHSRSQLLDKVWGDHVFIEERTVDVHVKRLRESLGAAGAMVETVRGAGYRLTAQPQPAVRAG, from the coding sequence ATGAAGAACACTCCGCGCGTGCTGCTGGTCGAGGACGAGCCGTCGATCGCCGAACTGGTGGCGGTCAACCTGCGCCACAACGGCTTCCAGCCGATCTGGGCCGAGGACGGCGATGCGGCGCAGCGCGAGCTGGACTCGGTGCTGCCCGACGTCATCCTGCTGGACTGGATGCTGCCCGGCCAGAGCGGCCTGGCGCTGGCGCGCAAGTGGCGCGCCTCGGGCCGCACCAAAGGCATCCCGATCCTGATGCTCACCGCGCGCGGCGACGAGCCGGACAAGGTGGCGGGACTGGACGCCGGCGCCGACGACTACATCACCAAGCCGTTCTCCACCCAGGAACTGCTGGCGCGCATCCGCGCGGTGCTGCGCCGCCGCGCGCCCGAGCAGGCCACCGAAACGGTGGCCATCGGCGAGCTGTCGCTCGATGCGGCGACGCACCGCGTGAGCTGGCGCGGGCAGCCGCTGAAAGTCGGCCCGACCGAGTTCAAGCTGCTCAACTACCTGATGAAGCATCCGGAGCGGGTGCACAGCCGCTCGCAGTTGCTGGACAAGGTGTGGGGCGACCATGTCTTCATCGAGGAGCGCACGGTGGACGTGCACGTCAAGCGCCTGCGCGAATCGCTCGGCGCGGCCGGCGCGATGGTGGAGACGGTGCGCGGCGCAGGCTACCGCCTGACGGCCCAGCCCCAGCCCGCGGTGCGGGCCGGCTGA
- the phoU gene encoding phosphate signaling complex protein PhoU has protein sequence MPDKHLSTQFDSELNGVSTRVMELGGLVESQIRQAIYALAQFNVEAASQVLQTENRVNAMEVDIDRELSSIIARRQPTARDLRLLMAFSKTTANLERVGDEAAKIARMVRSIIDSGSARALPSSELRVAADLASGLLRKALDAFARLDTATALSILKEDDMIDKEFDGFVRKLITYMMEDPRTISASLDLLFLAKAIERVGDHAKNIAEFIIYVVKGADVRHSPLEQIESTLQSEGR, from the coding sequence ATGCCCGACAAGCACCTTTCCACCCAGTTCGACAGCGAGCTCAACGGCGTCTCCACCCGCGTGATGGAGCTGGGCGGGCTGGTCGAATCGCAGATCCGCCAGGCGATCTACGCGCTGGCGCAGTTCAACGTCGAGGCCGCGTCGCAGGTGCTGCAAACCGAGAACCGCGTCAACGCGATGGAGGTGGACATCGACCGCGAGCTGTCGTCCATCATCGCGCGGCGCCAGCCCACCGCGCGCGACCTGCGCCTGCTGATGGCGTTCTCCAAGACCACCGCCAACCTGGAGCGCGTGGGCGACGAGGCCGCGAAGATCGCCCGCATGGTGCGCTCCATCATCGACAGCGGTTCGGCGCGCGCCCTGCCGTCTTCCGAGCTGCGGGTCGCGGCCGACCTCGCCTCGGGCCTTCTGCGCAAGGCGCTGGACGCGTTCGCGCGGCTGGACACGGCCACGGCCCTGTCGATCCTCAAGGAGGACGACATGATCGACAAGGAGTTCGACGGCTTCGTGCGCAAGCTGATCACCTACATGATGGAAGACCCGCGCACCATCTCGGCCAGCCTGGACCTGCTGTTCCTGGCCAAGGCCATCGAGCGCGTCGGCGACCACGCGAAGAACATCGCCGAATTCATCATCTACGTGGTCAAGGGCGCGGACGTGCGCCACTCGCCGCTGGAGCAGATCGAGTCCACCCTGCAGTCCGAGGGCCGATGA
- the pstB gene encoding phosphate ABC transporter ATP-binding protein PstB: MNASVQTSAKIAVRDLNFFYGKFHALKGINLEIPDKKVTAFIGPSGCGKSTLLRTFNRMYELYPEQRAEGEIVMDGQNLLTSRQDVALIRARIGMVFQKPTPFPMSIYENIAYGVRLFENLGATDMDERVEWALRKAALWNEVRDKLGQSGAGLSGGQQQRLCIARGIAIRPEVLLLDEPCSALDPISTGKIEELIAELKNDYTVVIVTHNMQQAARCSDYTAYMYLGDLVEVGETEQIFFKPKRKETEDYITGRFG, encoded by the coding sequence ATGAATGCAAGCGTCCAGACCTCCGCCAAGATTGCGGTGCGGGACCTGAACTTCTTCTACGGCAAGTTCCACGCCCTCAAGGGCATCAACCTCGAGATCCCGGACAAGAAGGTCACGGCCTTCATCGGGCCGTCGGGCTGCGGCAAGTCCACGCTGCTGCGCACCTTCAACCGCATGTACGAGCTCTATCCCGAGCAGCGGGCCGAAGGCGAGATCGTGATGGACGGCCAGAACCTGCTGACCTCGCGCCAGGACGTGGCGCTGATCCGGGCCAGGATCGGCATGGTCTTCCAGAAGCCCACGCCGTTCCCGATGTCGATCTACGAGAACATCGCCTACGGCGTGCGCCTGTTCGAGAACCTCGGCGCCACCGACATGGACGAGCGGGTCGAATGGGCCCTGCGCAAGGCGGCGTTGTGGAACGAGGTGCGGGACAAGCTCGGTCAGAGCGGGGCGGGCCTCTCCGGCGGCCAGCAGCAGCGCCTGTGCATCGCGCGCGGCATCGCCATCCGGCCGGAGGTGCTGCTGCTGGATGAACCCTGTTCCGCGCTGGACCCGATCTCCACCGGCAAGATCGAGGAGCTCATCGCCGAGCTGAAGAACGACTACACGGTGGTCATCGTCACGCACAACATGCAGCAGGCGGCCCGCTGCAGCGACTACACCGCGTACATGTACCTGGGCGACCTTGTGGAGGTGGGCGAGACGGAGCAGATCTTCTTCAAGCCCAAGCGGAAAGAAACCGAGGACTACATCACCGGCCGGTTCGGTTAA
- the pstA gene encoding phosphate ABC transporter permease PstA has product MSGETGTGQRLIAAADAVAARERRYAGRKRVNRVALALSLAAMAFGVFWLLWILWETFRLGIGGMAWATLTQMTPPPNEVGGIANAIYGSFLMVTLATFVATPIGILAGIYLAEYDVKGWLGSTTRFVNDILLSAPSIVIGLFIYAVVVARFKQFSGWAGVLALALIVIPVVIRTTENMLMLVPAGLREAAYALGAPKWKVITSITMRAARAGVVTGILLAVARISGETAPLLFTALNNQFWTSNLSEPMASLPVTIFKFAMSPYENWQQLAWAGVFLITAAVLGLNILARVLTRNKL; this is encoded by the coding sequence ATGAGCGGCGAGACCGGGACCGGCCAGCGCCTGATCGCGGCCGCCGACGCGGTGGCCGCGCGCGAACGCCGCTACGCCGGACGCAAGCGGGTCAACAGGGTCGCCCTGGCGCTCTCGCTCGCGGCGATGGCCTTCGGCGTGTTCTGGCTGCTGTGGATCCTGTGGGAGACCTTCCGGCTGGGCATCGGCGGCATGGCCTGGGCCACGCTGACGCAGATGACCCCGCCGCCCAACGAGGTCGGGGGCATCGCCAACGCGATCTACGGCTCCTTCCTGATGGTGACGCTCGCGACCTTCGTGGCCACGCCCATCGGCATCCTGGCCGGCATCTACCTGGCCGAGTACGACGTGAAGGGCTGGCTGGGCTCGACCACGCGTTTCGTCAACGACATCCTGCTGTCGGCGCCGTCGATCGTGATCGGCCTGTTCATCTACGCCGTCGTCGTGGCGCGCTTCAAGCAGTTCTCCGGCTGGGCCGGCGTGCTGGCCCTGGCGCTCATCGTGATCCCGGTGGTGATCCGCACCACCGAGAACATGCTGATGCTGGTGCCCGCCGGGCTGCGCGAGGCGGCCTACGCGCTGGGCGCACCGAAATGGAAGGTGATCACCAGCATCACGATGCGGGCCGCCCGCGCCGGCGTTGTCACCGGCATCCTGCTGGCCGTGGCCCGCATCTCCGGAGAGACGGCGCCGCTGCTGTTCACCGCGCTCAACAACCAGTTCTGGACGTCCAACCTGTCCGAGCCGATGGCCAGCCTGCCCGTGACCATCTTCAAGTTCGCGATGAGCCCTTACGAGAACTGGCAGCAGCTGGCCTGGGCCGGCGTGTTCCTCATCACGGCGGCGGTGCTCGGCCTGAACATCCTGGCCCGCGTGCTGACCCGAAACAAGCTCTGA
- the pstC gene encoding phosphate ABC transporter permease subunit PstC — MSSPPGGRPAVRNAWVDPLFGWAARAAAVVTLGLLAGILVSLLIGAWPAIQAYGLGFLGSTVWDPVSNEYGGLVMIYGTLATSLIALVIAVPVSFGIAVFLTELSPAWLKRPLGTAIELLAAVPSIVYGMWGLLVFGPILATFVQQPLQSLLAGVPYLGALVSGPPVGIGILSAGIILAIMIIPFIAAVMRDVFEVTPPMLKESAYALGSTTWEVVSRVVLPYTKAGVVGGIMLGLGRALGETMAVTFVIGNFNQLNSLSLFEPANSITSALANEFAEAASGLHQSALIYLGLVLFFITFVVLALSKLLLSQLRKGEGTRS, encoded by the coding sequence ATGAGTTCGCCGCCCGGCGGGCGGCCGGCCGTCCGCAATGCCTGGGTCGACCCGCTTTTCGGCTGGGCCGCGCGAGCCGCGGCCGTCGTCACCCTGGGGCTGCTGGCCGGCATCCTCGTGTCGCTGCTCATCGGCGCCTGGCCGGCCATCCAGGCGTACGGGCTGGGTTTCCTGGGCAGCACCGTGTGGGACCCCGTTTCCAACGAGTACGGCGGGCTGGTGATGATCTACGGCACGCTGGCCACCTCGCTCATCGCGCTGGTGATCGCCGTGCCGGTGAGCTTCGGCATCGCCGTTTTCCTCACCGAACTGTCGCCGGCCTGGCTCAAGCGGCCGCTGGGCACCGCCATCGAACTGCTGGCCGCCGTGCCGTCCATCGTGTACGGCATGTGGGGCCTGCTGGTGTTCGGCCCCATCCTCGCGACTTTCGTGCAGCAGCCCTTGCAGTCGCTGCTGGCCGGCGTGCCCTACCTGGGCGCGCTGGTGTCCGGCCCGCCCGTGGGCATCGGGATCCTGTCGGCCGGGATCATCCTGGCGATCATGATCATCCCGTTCATCGCGGCCGTGATGCGCGACGTCTTCGAGGTCACGCCGCCGATGCTCAAGGAGTCGGCGTACGCGCTGGGCTCGACGACGTGGGAAGTGGTGTCGCGGGTGGTGCTGCCGTACACCAAGGCCGGTGTCGTCGGCGGCATCATGCTCGGCCTGGGCCGCGCGCTGGGCGAGACGATGGCGGTCACCTTCGTCATCGGCAACTTCAACCAGCTCAACTCGCTCTCGCTGTTCGAACCCGCCAACAGCATCACCTCCGCGCTGGCCAACGAGTTCGCCGAGGCGGCCAGCGGCCTGCACCAGTCGGCCCTGATCTACCTGGGCCTGGTGCTGTTCTTCATCACCTTCGTCGTCCTGGCGCTGTCCAAGCTGCTGCTGTCGCAGCTGCGCAAGGGCGAGGGGACCCGGTCATGA
- the pstS gene encoding phosphate ABC transporter substrate-binding protein PstS, with amino-acid sequence MTTFFRAAGLGLFFVCLSGVASAQDVTGAGASFPAPLYAKWAADYNRATGVKINYQSVGSGAGIRQIDAKTVDFGASDAPLKDEELAKKGQIQFPTVIGGVVPVVNIRGIQAGQLRLNGQVLGDIFLGKITRWNDDAIKALNPSLNLPDAAIAPVRRADGSGTTFIFTNYLSKVNAEWKSKVGEGTAVNWPSGAGGKGNEGVAAFVGRLPNSIGYVEYAYVKQNKMNYALLQNASGQFVSPTDDAFKAAAAGADWSRSFYQILTNQPGAQAWPITGATFILMHKVQDKPAQAAATLKFFEWAYKNGDKTAEDLDYVPMPAAVKTQIEKLWATDLKDGSGKTIAVR; translated from the coding sequence AGCTTCCCGGCGCCCCTGTATGCCAAGTGGGCGGCCGACTACAACAGGGCCACCGGTGTGAAGATCAACTACCAGTCGGTCGGTTCCGGCGCGGGCATCCGCCAGATCGACGCCAAGACGGTGGACTTCGGCGCGTCGGACGCGCCGCTGAAGGACGAAGAGCTGGCGAAGAAGGGGCAGATCCAGTTCCCCACGGTGATCGGCGGCGTGGTGCCGGTAGTCAACATCCGCGGTATCCAGGCCGGCCAGCTGCGCCTGAACGGGCAGGTGCTGGGCGACATCTTCCTGGGCAAGATCACCAGGTGGAACGACGACGCGATCAAGGCGCTGAACCCGTCGCTGAACCTGCCCGATGCGGCGATCGCGCCGGTGCGCCGCGCCGATGGCTCCGGCACCACGTTCATCTTCACCAACTACCTGTCGAAGGTGAACGCCGAATGGAAGTCGAAAGTCGGTGAGGGCACCGCCGTCAACTGGCCGAGCGGCGCGGGCGGCAAGGGCAACGAGGGCGTGGCCGCCTTCGTCGGCCGGCTGCCGAATTCGATCGGCTACGTCGAGTACGCCTACGTCAAGCAGAACAAGATGAACTACGCGCTGCTGCAGAACGCGTCGGGCCAGTTCGTCTCGCCGACCGACGATGCGTTCAAGGCCGCGGCCGCCGGCGCCGATTGGTCCAGGAGCTTCTACCAGATCCTCACCAACCAGCCGGGCGCGCAGGCCTGGCCGATCACCGGCGCCACCTTCATCCTGATGCACAAGGTGCAGGACAAGCCCGCCCAGGCCGCCGCCACGCTCAAGTTCTTCGAGTGGGCCTACAAGAACGGCGACAAGACCGCCGAGGACCTGGACTACGTGCCCATGCCCGCCGCGGTCAAGACGCAGATCGAAAAGCTCTGGGCCACGGACCTGAAGGACGGCTCGGGCAAGACCATCGCGGTCCGCTGA